A genomic segment from Sander vitreus isolate 19-12246 chromosome 3, sanVit1, whole genome shotgun sequence encodes:
- the ostn gene encoding osteocrin, giving the protein MQFCGCLLFSCLMFITLLHCSVDGFRVQHPRVDRTASRAAAALRPCPGAVKAGEELTAKLLRLDDLVRMENDVMEPKRKRSFPGNNAPLDRLSVSSMETKQGTSKQSKVVELPRRRVNPPPIDRIGMSRLPMSQG; this is encoded by the exons ATGCAGTTCTgtggctgtttgctgttttccTGCCTCATGTTCATCACGCTGCTCCACTGCAGCGTCGACGGCTTCAGAGTCCAACACCCg CGTGTAGACCGAACCGCCTCGAGGGCCGCGGCGGCTCTTCGGCCTTGTCCCGGAGCGGTGAAGGCAGGGGAGGAGCTGACGGCGAAGCTGCTCCGATTGGACGACCTGGTGAGGATGGAGAATGATGTCATGGAgccaaagaggaagaggagtttCCCCGGCAACAATGCCCCGCTGGACCGCCTGTCGGTCAGCTCCATGGAGACCAAACAGGGAACATCCAAGCAGAG TAAGGTAGTGGAGTTGCCACGGCGACGAGTCAATCCGCCTCCCATCGACAGGATCGGAATGAGTCGTCTGCCAATGAGTCAAGGATAG